The Thermocrinis ruber genome has a window encoding:
- a CDS encoding carbon monoxide dehydrogenase beta subunit family protein — protein sequence MATLGPSGFSPYPVAVYEGVLNPPPGKALMFNEIVDEEIAMREAAKAMLTLPNATIFPGPQVLYAWNEEAKEKAKLVRKMAEVLNAKIIPMYDYRPKYPKIDPAVEINPNHPNLTIWHNKIKACIFVGVHCHYANVALKIIRAETDCFTIAMCGMAGHEDAMITLRDQHIEEMEKFIKIAEEVKRELGK from the coding sequence ATGGCGACTTTAGGTCCTTCAGGATTTTCACCATACCCAGTGGCGGTTTATGAGGGTGTGCTCAATCCACCACCAGGTAAAGCCCTCATGTTCAACGAGATAGTAGATGAAGAAATCGCTATGAGGGAAGCGGCAAAGGCTATGCTTACCCTGCCAAACGCTACCATATTCCCAGGTCCTCAGGTTTTGTATGCGTGGAACGAAGAGGCAAAGGAAAAGGCAAAGCTGGTTAGAAAGATGGCAGAGGTGCTAAACGCCAAGATCATTCCCATGTATGATTACAGGCCCAAGTATCCGAAGATTGATCCTGCGGTGGAGATCAACCCTAACCATCCCAACCTTACCATATGGCACAACAAAATCAAAGCCTGCATATTTGTGGGTGTGCATTGCCACTATGCTAACGTAGCATTAAAGATCATAAGGGCGGAAACGGACTGCTTTACCATAGCCATGTGCGGTATGGCAGGGCACGAGGATGCCATGATCACCCTGAGGGATCAACACATAGAGGAGATGGAAAAGTTTATAAAGATCGCAGAGGAAGTAAAGAGAGAGTTAGGAAAGTAG
- the galU gene encoding UTP--glucose-1-phosphate uridylyltransferase GalU, which translates to MVRKAVLPVAGWGTRFLPATKAMPKEMFPIIDKPVIQFIVEECLHAGVENIIFVTGRHKRPIEHYFDINTDLEKHLEQMGKEELLKNIREISRLTNPIYVRQKEQLGLGHAVLVSEPVVGNEPFIVALGDVIIEGEKNVIKRMLEIYERFGKSVVAVFEVDRKDVSKYGIVDGKLIEEDIYLIDDLIEKPKEEEAPSNLAIVGRYLFTPKIFEKLKITPPGKGGEIQLTDAIRLLLEEEVVYALKIDAKVYDTGTPLGYLTTLVEFALKRSDIRDEFLKFLEGVVSRYIQQTGKV; encoded by the coding sequence ATGGTAAGAAAAGCAGTTTTGCCAGTGGCAGGGTGGGGAACGAGGTTCTTACCCGCTACCAAAGCTATGCCCAAGGAGATGTTCCCGATAATTGACAAGCCAGTGATCCAGTTCATAGTGGAGGAGTGCCTGCATGCGGGCGTAGAAAACATAATATTTGTTACAGGAAGACACAAAAGACCCATTGAACACTACTTTGATATAAACACAGACCTTGAAAAACACTTAGAACAGATGGGTAAAGAAGAACTTCTAAAAAACATAAGGGAAATTAGCAGGCTTACCAACCCAATCTACGTAAGGCAAAAGGAACAGTTAGGTCTTGGTCATGCGGTTCTTGTCTCTGAACCCGTAGTTGGAAACGAGCCTTTCATAGTGGCCCTGGGTGATGTGATTATTGAAGGCGAGAAAAACGTAATAAAACGCATGTTGGAAATATACGAAAGGTTTGGCAAAAGCGTAGTGGCAGTCTTTGAGGTAGATAGAAAGGATGTAAGCAAATACGGCATAGTGGATGGAAAGCTAATAGAGGAAGATATATACCTCATAGATGACCTTATAGAAAAGCCAAAAGAGGAGGAAGCACCCTCAAACCTTGCCATAGTCGGTAGATACCTTTTTACTCCAAAAATCTTTGAAAAACTAAAGATCACACCACCCGGCAAGGGGGGAGAGATACAGCTAACAGATGCCATAAGGCTTTTGCTTGAAGAAGAAGTGGTTTATGCCCTAAAGATAGACGCAAAGGTGTATGATACCGGAACACCCCTTGGATACCTCACCACCCTTGTGGAGTTTGCCTTAAAGAGAAGCGACATTCGGGATGAGTTTCTAAAATTTCTTGAAGGTGTGGTCAGTAGATATATCCAACAGACAGGTAAAGTTTGA
- a CDS encoding class I SAM-dependent rRNA methyltransferase: MIEVRLRPGVEKKIKAYFQWVYNLEIEEIKGSPEPGDLVKVLDSKKKFLGYGYINPNTKIMVRFLSFKEDEVPSKELIKERIKSALEYRKRLHLKSNAYRLVHSEGDFLPGLIVDVYDEYAVMEVTTYGMWKLTDWVKEALVEVLQPKGIYLRVSNYAMNIEGFSAEEGVLYGEVPERIKIWEEDLEFFVDVIKGQKTGFYLDQRRARKMIRDLVKPGDVCLDVFCHTGGFALSMKKKGASKVIAVDLSERALNLAKENAKLNQIDSIEWVEDNAFHFLRKLQKAGEKFDVVVIDPPSFARTRATVENAMRGYKELCIRGLQITKPGGYLAIYSCSFHIQREHLLSVILEACKDVKKQVRVVGESFQDLDHPWILQMPNTLYLKGIYLEVL, translated from the coding sequence ATGATTGAAGTAAGACTCAGACCCGGAGTAGAAAAGAAGATAAAGGCGTACTTTCAGTGGGTCTATAACTTAGAGATTGAAGAAATAAAAGGTAGTCCAGAGCCGGGAGACCTGGTAAAGGTGCTAGACTCAAAAAAGAAATTTTTAGGCTACGGATACATAAACCCAAACACCAAGATAATGGTCAGATTTCTCTCTTTCAAAGAAGATGAAGTGCCGAGCAAGGAACTCATAAAAGAACGAATAAAGTCTGCCCTTGAGTACAGGAAACGGCTTCACCTGAAAAGCAACGCCTACCGGCTTGTCCATTCGGAGGGAGACTTTCTGCCGGGGCTCATAGTGGATGTCTATGACGAGTACGCGGTGATGGAGGTCACCACCTATGGCATGTGGAAACTGACCGATTGGGTTAAAGAAGCCCTCGTGGAGGTTCTACAGCCAAAGGGTATATACCTGCGGGTGAGCAATTACGCCATGAACATAGAGGGCTTTTCTGCGGAGGAGGGTGTACTTTATGGAGAGGTGCCCGAACGCATAAAGATATGGGAGGAGGATCTGGAGTTCTTTGTGGATGTGATAAAGGGACAAAAGACGGGCTTTTACTTGGACCAAAGAAGGGCAAGAAAGATGATAAGGGACTTGGTGAAACCCGGAGATGTTTGTTTGGATGTATTTTGTCATACGGGTGGCTTTGCCCTAAGCATGAAAAAGAAGGGTGCCAGCAAGGTGATCGCGGTGGACCTTTCCGAAAGGGCCTTAAACTTGGCAAAGGAGAACGCCAAGCTAAATCAGATTGATAGCATCGAGTGGGTGGAGGACAATGCCTTTCACTTTTTGAGAAAGCTCCAAAAGGCTGGAGAAAAGTTTGACGTGGTTGTCATAGACCCACCGTCCTTTGCCCGGACAAGGGCTACGGTGGAAAACGCCATGAGAGGCTACAAGGAACTCTGCATTAGAGGGCTCCAGATCACCAAGCCGGGAGGATACCTTGCCATATACTCCTGCTCCTTCCATATTCAAAGGGAACATCTTTTATCTGTTATATTGGAAGCCTGCAAGGATGTTAAAAAGCAGGTGCGGGTGGTGGGTGAAAGCTTTCAGGACTTAGACCATCCTTGGATCCTCCAGATGCCAAACACACTGTACTTAAAAGGCATCTACCTGGAGGTCCTCTGA
- a CDS encoding pyridoxal phosphate-dependent aminotransferase, translating to MLSRRVSHIKPAPTLALSAKVNQLKSQGLDVIGFGAGEPDFDTPEFIKEACIKALKEGKTKYSPSGGIPPLRQALAEKLLKENNVEYKPSEIVVTAGAKMALYLVFSAILDEGDEVLLPSPYWVTYPEQILLCGAKPVEIKLKEENGFILRAEDIEPYITNRTKALVLNSPSNPTGAVVPEEEIKKIAELCLSKNVFIISDECYEAFVYDGEKFVSPASLSKEVREITFTVNAFSKTYSMTGWRVGYVACPERFAKVIEDLNSQTISNATTFAQYGALEALKNPDAKTFVQTMRSAFEKRRDLAYNLLKDIPNISVVKPKGAFYIFPNLSYYSSKLGSDLALAEFLLEKGKVAGVPGSAFGREGYLRLSYCLSEDTIKEGIERLKNALALLES from the coding sequence ATGCTTTCAAGGAGGGTCTCTCATATAAAGCCCGCCCCAACCTTAGCCCTCAGTGCTAAAGTCAATCAGCTCAAAAGTCAAGGTCTTGATGTGATCGGTTTTGGCGCCGGAGAGCCAGACTTTGATACCCCCGAATTCATCAAGGAAGCCTGTATAAAAGCCCTAAAGGAAGGTAAAACCAAGTACAGCCCCTCCGGTGGAATACCTCCCCTAAGACAAGCCTTAGCAGAAAAGCTCCTAAAAGAGAACAACGTTGAGTACAAACCTTCTGAAATTGTAGTAACAGCCGGTGCCAAGATGGCTCTTTACTTAGTTTTCAGTGCCATATTGGACGAGGGTGATGAGGTCCTGCTGCCATCCCCCTACTGGGTAACATACCCCGAACAAATTTTACTCTGCGGTGCAAAGCCCGTAGAGATCAAACTAAAAGAAGAAAATGGATTCATCCTGAGGGCGGAGGATATAGAACCATACATAACCAACAGGACAAAGGCTTTGGTGCTTAACTCTCCCTCAAACCCCACAGGTGCGGTGGTACCCGAGGAAGAGATAAAAAAGATCGCGGAGCTCTGTCTTTCAAAGAATGTGTTTATTATTTCCGATGAATGCTACGAAGCCTTTGTCTATGATGGAGAGAAGTTTGTTAGCCCCGCCAGTCTTTCAAAGGAGGTCCGAGAAATTACCTTTACAGTGAACGCCTTTTCAAAAACCTACTCTATGACCGGTTGGAGGGTTGGTTATGTTGCCTGTCCGGAGAGGTTTGCCAAGGTAATTGAGGACCTAAACAGCCAGACCATATCCAACGCCACCACCTTTGCCCAGTATGGAGCCTTGGAGGCCCTAAAAAATCCCGACGCCAAAACCTTTGTCCAAACCATGCGTTCTGCCTTTGAAAAAAGAAGGGATTTAGCTTACAACTTACTTAAGGATATCCCCAACATTTCTGTGGTAAAACCAAAGGGTGCCTTTTACATCTTTCCAAACCTAAGCTACTATTCCTCTAAGCTGGGTTCAGACCTTGCCCTTGCGGAGTTCTTGCTGGAGAAAGGTAAAGTGGCGGGAGTTCCGGGTTCTGCCTTCGGAAGGGAAGGTTATCTGCGCCTTTCCTACTGCCTTTCGGAGGATACAATAAAGGAGGGCATAGAAAGGCTCAAAAACGCCCTTGCCCTCTTAGAAAGCTGA
- the tpx gene encoding thiol peroxidase: protein MAQTVNLKGNPVALCGPTLQVGQKAPEAVVVTKDLQEKVIGGAKGVVQVIITVPSLDTPVCETETKKFNELMGGMSGVDVTVVSMDLPFAQKRFCESFNIGNITVASDFRYRDMEKYGVLICEGALKGILARAVFVVDKEGNIAYIQLVPEITQEPNYEEVVEKVKSLL from the coding sequence ATGGCTCAAACTGTTAATTTAAAAGGCAATCCTGTTGCCCTTTGTGGTCCCACTTTGCAGGTGGGTCAGAAGGCACCCGAGGCTGTGGTGGTTACCAAAGACCTTCAGGAAAAGGTTATTGGCGGTGCCAAAGGTGTAGTTCAAGTGATCATAACTGTGCCCTCTTTGGATACTCCCGTTTGCGAGACGGAGACCAAAAAGTTCAACGAGCTTATGGGTGGTATGTCTGGGGTGGATGTAACTGTGGTATCTATGGACCTACCCTTTGCTCAAAAGAGGTTTTGCGAGAGCTTCAACATAGGCAACATAACCGTAGCCTCCGACTTCCGTTATAGGGATATGGAAAAGTACGGCGTTCTAATCTGTGAAGGCGCACTAAAGGGCATACTGGCAAGGGCGGTCTTTGTGGTAGACAAGGAAGGAAACATAGCCTACATCCAACTGGTGCCAGAAATCACCCAAGAGCCCAATTACGAGGAAGTGGTAGAAAAGGTAAAATCACTACTCTAA
- a CDS encoding ABC transporter ATP-binding protein, translating into MEHLIWVVKRLRNYYLYILLALFGVLLESVSTAGISLMVKKLVDEGMLLRSWEGLTFGTLLLLGLALAQQLGSFLVSYYTNAYAEKEAKELRRLVFEKLLRSSFLSVRGYSLAEYTTRVLSDLKLYRDLIGSSVVKLVRDPATVLLLFGVLLYRDWKLTLTLLALLPIIALSVEYFGRKKGKHLRRSQESLEKLVNKLGDVFRGYESIKTLPAQELLFGWFRDINEKAYRAGLRMALYSSFNSAFNYSVGYLATALLLFYGGLKVLEGSLTFGELLSYLTALMLIQMPLVETQKGIVEVKAGLPVVQRLRQVLELEEEMEKGVEFVGLKEGINVQRLSVSIDGRDILKGVSFSIRKGERVAVMGSTGSGKSTLLRVLCGFVPYEGQVYYDEKELREINLSTLRSKIAYLSQESFVLSGTVRENLLIANPNATEEEMWEALRLSACHFVESLDEVVDKESRMLSGGESQRLALARLFLKKPEVLLLDEATSALDAQTESFVLKNLFEKFPDTTFIVVAHRFSNILACQRALVLKDGEIIFDGEPKRAIEVFLSEDLQVDAF; encoded by the coding sequence ATGGAACATTTGATTTGGGTAGTTAAACGGCTGAGGAACTATTATCTTTACATACTCTTAGCCCTCTTTGGGGTGCTTTTGGAATCGGTTAGCACTGCGGGCATAAGTCTTATGGTAAAGAAGTTGGTGGATGAGGGTATGCTACTACGAAGCTGGGAGGGATTGACCTTTGGGACCCTTCTTCTTCTTGGGCTTGCCCTTGCTCAGCAGTTAGGAAGCTTCCTCGTGTCTTACTATACCAACGCCTACGCAGAAAAGGAGGCAAAGGAATTAAGAAGGCTGGTTTTTGAAAAGCTTCTGAGGTCCTCCTTTTTGTCTGTAAGGGGCTACTCCCTCGCAGAATACACCACGCGAGTTCTTTCGGACCTAAAGCTCTACAGGGACCTAATAGGCTCCTCTGTGGTAAAGCTGGTTAGGGACCCGGCTACTGTCCTTTTGCTCTTTGGTGTGCTCTTATACAGGGATTGGAAGCTGACCCTCACCTTGCTTGCACTTTTGCCCATTATAGCCCTCTCGGTGGAGTACTTTGGAAGAAAAAAGGGAAAACATCTCAGGAGGTCCCAAGAATCTTTGGAAAAGCTCGTGAACAAGCTTGGGGATGTGTTTAGAGGTTATGAAAGCATAAAGACCTTGCCCGCCCAAGAATTACTCTTTGGTTGGTTCAGAGACATAAACGAAAAAGCCTACAGGGCAGGGTTGAGGATGGCATTGTATTCATCTTTTAACTCCGCTTTTAACTATAGCGTGGGCTATTTGGCAACCGCCCTTCTTTTGTTTTACGGTGGTTTAAAGGTCCTTGAGGGAAGTTTGACCTTTGGGGAGCTCCTGTCTTACCTTACCGCCCTTATGCTAATTCAAATGCCATTGGTGGAAACCCAAAAGGGAATAGTGGAGGTAAAGGCAGGTCTGCCGGTAGTCCAAAGGCTCAGGCAAGTGTTAGAACTTGAGGAGGAGATGGAAAAGGGAGTGGAGTTTGTTGGTCTGAAAGAGGGTATAAACGTCCAAAGGCTAAGCGTATCTATTGATGGGAGGGATATTTTAAAGGGAGTTAGTTTTTCCATAAGAAAGGGGGAGAGGGTGGCGGTGATGGGTAGCACGGGCAGTGGCAAGAGCACACTGCTTAGGGTTCTCTGCGGTTTTGTGCCCTACGAGGGACAAGTCTATTACGATGAGAAAGAGCTCAGGGAAATTAACCTTAGCACACTGCGTTCTAAGATCGCCTATCTTTCTCAGGAGAGCTTTGTCCTTTCGGGAACGGTCAGGGAGAACCTCCTTATTGCCAATCCCAACGCAACGGAGGAGGAGATGTGGGAAGCCCTCCGTCTCTCCGCGTGCCACTTTGTGGAAAGCCTTGATGAGGTAGTGGATAAGGAAAGTCGTATGCTCTCGGGTGGAGAAAGCCAAAGGCTGGCGTTGGCAAGGCTCTTTTTGAAAAAGCCCGAAGTCCTCCTTTTGGATGAGGCAACCTCCGCCCTGGATGCCCAAACGGAAAGCTTTGTGCTGAAAAATCTCTTTGAAAAATTTCCCGATACCACCTTCATTGTGGTAGCCCACCGCTTTTCTAACATACTAGCCTGCCAAAGGGCTTTGGTTTTGAAAGATGGTGAGATTATCTTTGACGGCGAGCCCAAGAGGGCTATTGAGGTTTTTCTTTCAGAGGACCTCCAGGTAGATGCCTTTTAA
- a CDS encoding J domain-containing protein — MALKDYYQILGVDRNASKEEIKKAYRRLAKEWHPDVNPDPKAEEKFKEINEAYYVLSDEEKRRQYDQLLKSGDEKGYRDFMEYIQEFLESIWQGMRRTPKPKRGQDIRLRLELSLEEAYLGTEKLVEYERWIDCPQCGAKGYVGELVKEPCSACEGTGRRVSGIFSFPRPCSVCKGRGYIVKNPCPVCAGRGRVAKHSTVKVNIPPGTDEGDVLKVIGMGHQGERGGEPGDLYLRISLKPHPIFKKVGKDLHTEKLISFPLAVLGGTTKIKTLKGEELEIFIQPGTECGSTKTIPGMGFSAEGNLVITFRIEVPKNPSGKLKKLLTELAKELKEEGVEKPPTLLDNLKKLLS, encoded by the coding sequence ATGGCCCTTAAAGATTACTATCAGATTTTGGGCGTAGATAGAAACGCAAGCAAAGAGGAAATCAAAAAAGCCTACAGAAGGCTTGCAAAGGAGTGGCATCCGGACGTTAACCCGGACCCCAAGGCGGAGGAAAAGTTCAAAGAGATTAACGAAGCGTACTATGTCCTTTCGGACGAAGAAAAGAGACGGCAGTATGACCAACTGCTGAAAAGTGGAGATGAAAAGGGCTACAGGGATTTTATGGAGTATATACAGGAATTTTTGGAGAGCATCTGGCAGGGTATGAGAAGAACACCAAAGCCAAAGAGGGGACAAGACATAAGACTCCGGCTTGAGCTTAGCCTGGAGGAGGCATACCTCGGCACTGAAAAGCTCGTAGAGTACGAAAGATGGATAGATTGTCCTCAATGTGGTGCCAAGGGTTATGTGGGTGAGTTGGTAAAGGAGCCCTGTTCAGCCTGCGAGGGAACGGGTAGGAGGGTAAGCGGAATCTTTAGCTTTCCAAGACCGTGTTCTGTATGCAAAGGTAGGGGCTACATAGTAAAAAATCCCTGTCCCGTCTGTGCAGGCAGGGGTAGGGTAGCCAAGCACAGCACCGTTAAGGTAAACATCCCACCGGGCACTGACGAAGGGGATGTTCTAAAGGTGATAGGCATGGGACATCAAGGAGAAAGGGGCGGAGAACCCGGAGATCTTTATCTGAGAATCTCCCTAAAACCCCATCCCATCTTTAAAAAGGTGGGCAAGGATTTACACACAGAAAAGCTAATATCCTTCCCTCTGGCGGTTTTGGGCGGAACCACCAAAATAAAAACCCTCAAGGGTGAAGAATTGGAGATTTTCATTCAACCGGGAACCGAGTGCGGTTCCACTAAAACCATTCCCGGTATGGGCTTTTCTGCAGAAGGAAACCTTGTTATCACCTTCCGCATTGAGGTACCAAAAAACCCAAGCGGAAAGCTAAAGAAACTTTTAACAGAACTGGCAAAGGAGTTAAAGGAGGAGGGCGTAGAAAAGCCCCCCACTTTGCTTGACAACCTTAAGAAACTACTTTCCTAA
- a CDS encoding 4Fe-4S dicluster-binding protein, which produces MYYVAEVINEECSKYNCKQCTLFCPEPNTLMYSDEEHHAYVNTERCKGCALCVYVCSTLLKRNAIRMVMPEVHAGK; this is translated from the coding sequence ATGTACTATGTGGCAGAGGTTATAAACGAGGAGTGTTCAAAGTATAACTGTAAGCAGTGCACCCTTTTCTGCCCAGAGCCTAACACCCTGATGTATTCGGACGAAGAGCACCATGCTTATGTCAATACGGAGCGGTGTAAGGGCTGTGCTCTATGCGTTTATGTCTGTAGTACCCTTTTAAAGCGTAATGCCATCCGTATGGTTATGCCAGAGGTCCATGCGGGCAAATAA
- a CDS encoding BamA/TamA family outer membrane protein: MRVFSQLLFPLSLFLPITAFSEVVILSNYPLPKNNFESLVSEENYQTIVEILKSLDEVKNVTVEEKDGQITIKVERYPILKSVKVKGNVAVWKDEILNYLTLYEGAPLKETDPKSLEDKLKELYREKGYIEAKTKVNIKIDELGFASIEIEVKEGDVFFIGGGVYKGSSLDPSFLDERLGIIKGKVAKEGELSRKVFDLQDIYLSLGFWDSFVYYEGLQRAKMEKPFWRVLLPTDPSIERRPLRLIGALAEGIKNLFSHPISTLKAISGKGKLAYPVFYVYEGTRYQAFFEGNSFFSPQELLKISGLPQKGIDIFSLEEAKESIVNAYQSKGFFDVEVEYKQEGETIFFSIKEGQRYNAIVNGQTLPYDEEELKKEVEKTIEQLKAQGYILAEGEIKTNIDKDKKLVNVSFDINKGKKQILKAINYIGNNKDIAKIFREVNKKLPAIYDSALIEQLNLRIEKYLKGNGYMEGSFEAEVMLEEEEDVINYIYTYKVSEGPRYKAGLDLYYGTKITSNRELSYMTVREEFYSEKTLDETLYNFISSNLFIGVKIDTFIDTDKKQVHRLIKLQEDKRGFYDLGVGYNSQEGLILDLTLGLKNLFGIGLSSILNYKSSEKRETYSLNFEDPFLFTRKLWFKSNVFKDYQERRVFTLNTQGFALSMGYRITRYTSFGPFFSISDNRYLGTSARLNKYGLFLLREYKDDIFNPRRVHYNSLNLLKASGDLNYTKVELNTFYFIPITTNLNLSFKVSGGSAWGSVPIFDRYFLGGLTNLRGYSYEEVGSPTGGKSFVFGRVELEVPLKGSFVFVPFYDVGGVGESSNRLPRDIKHSFGFGGGVKTPVGPIRLDLAFPGERDFLKKFKLYLSVGYIY; the protein is encoded by the coding sequence ATGAGAGTTTTTAGTCAATTGCTTTTTCCCCTTAGCCTTTTCTTACCCATAACTGCCTTTTCTGAGGTAGTTATCCTTTCCAACTATCCTCTACCAAAAAATAACTTTGAGAGCTTGGTTAGTGAAGAAAACTACCAAACAATCGTGGAAATTCTTAAAAGTTTGGATGAAGTAAAAAATGTAACCGTTGAGGAAAAGGATGGACAAATAACCATTAAAGTGGAGAGGTATCCAATACTAAAAAGCGTGAAAGTAAAAGGTAATGTAGCGGTTTGGAAGGATGAAATTTTGAACTATTTGACCCTCTATGAGGGCGCACCTCTAAAGGAAACGGACCCTAAAAGCTTAGAGGATAAACTTAAAGAGCTGTACAGAGAGAAGGGCTATATTGAGGCAAAGACGAAGGTAAATATAAAAATTGACGAGCTTGGGTTTGCTTCCATTGAGATAGAAGTGAAGGAGGGAGATGTTTTTTTCATCGGTGGAGGAGTTTACAAGGGCTCCAGCTTAGACCCAAGCTTTTTGGATGAACGCTTGGGAATTATAAAAGGAAAGGTAGCCAAGGAGGGAGAACTTTCAAGGAAAGTTTTTGACCTGCAGGATATATACTTATCCCTTGGCTTTTGGGACAGCTTTGTTTACTATGAAGGACTGCAAAGGGCTAAGATGGAAAAGCCCTTTTGGAGGGTCCTTCTGCCCACAGACCCAAGCATTGAAAGGCGACCCCTAAGGCTTATAGGCGCCTTGGCGGAGGGCATTAAAAACCTTTTCAGCCATCCTATAAGCACACTAAAGGCAATATCAGGTAAGGGAAAATTAGCCTATCCCGTTTTTTATGTCTATGAGGGGACAAGATATCAAGCTTTTTTTGAGGGAAATAGCTTTTTTAGTCCACAGGAACTGTTGAAAATTTCAGGACTTCCTCAAAAGGGAATAGACATATTTTCCTTGGAAGAGGCTAAAGAAAGCATAGTAAATGCCTATCAATCAAAGGGTTTTTTTGATGTAGAGGTAGAATACAAGCAAGAAGGAGAGACAATATTCTTTTCCATTAAAGAAGGTCAAAGATACAATGCTATTGTAAATGGTCAAACCCTGCCATACGATGAGGAAGAGTTAAAGAAAGAAGTAGAAAAAACGATAGAACAATTAAAAGCACAAGGCTATATACTTGCAGAAGGAGAGATTAAAACAAACATTGATAAAGACAAAAAATTAGTAAACGTATCCTTTGATATAAACAAGGGCAAAAAACAAATACTTAAGGCTATAAACTATATTGGCAACAACAAAGATATAGCAAAAATTTTTAGAGAAGTTAATAAGAAATTGCCAGCTATCTATGATTCGGCTTTGATAGAGCAGTTGAACTTAAGAATAGAAAAATACCTTAAAGGCAATGGTTATATGGAGGGTAGCTTTGAGGCAGAGGTTATGTTGGAGGAAGAGGAGGATGTCATAAACTACATATACACCTATAAAGTTTCAGAGGGGCCTAGATACAAAGCGGGCTTGGACCTTTACTACGGCACTAAAATCACTAGCAATAGGGAACTCTCTTACATGACAGTTCGGGAAGAATTTTACTCGGAGAAAACTTTAGACGAAACCTTATACAACTTTATAAGTAGCAATCTCTTTATTGGTGTAAAGATAGATACCTTTATAGATACGGATAAAAAGCAGGTGCATCGGCTAATAAAACTGCAAGAAGACAAAAGAGGTTTTTATGACCTTGGAGTGGGTTATAACTCTCAAGAAGGTTTGATTTTGGACCTAACATTGGGTTTAAAAAATCTATTTGGTATAGGTCTGTCCTCCATCTTAAACTACAAAAGTAGTGAAAAAAGAGAAACATACAGTTTAAATTTTGAAGATCCTTTCCTCTTTACGCGAAAGCTTTGGTTTAAAAGCAATGTTTTTAAGGACTATCAGGAACGCAGAGTATTTACCTTAAACACTCAGGGTTTTGCCCTCAGCATGGGTTATAGGATAACCAGATATACCTCCTTTGGTCCATTCTTTTCTATCTCTGATAACCGATACTTAGGGACAAGTGCAAGGCTTAATAAATACGGTTTATTTCTTTTGAGGGAGTACAAAGACGACATTTTCAACCCTCGTAGGGTGCATTACAACAGCTTGAACCTTTTAAAGGCTTCTGGAGATCTCAATTATACAAAAGTAGAACTTAACACCTTTTACTTCATTCCCATAACCACAAACTTAAACTTGAGCTTCAAGGTCTCCGGAGGCTCCGCTTGGGGCTCGGTGCCCATATTTGACAGGTATTTTTTGGGTGGATTAACCAACCTAAGGGGCTACTCTTACGAGGAAGTGGGAAGTCCAACGGGTGGAAAATCTTTTGTCTTTGGTAGGGTAGAGTTGGAGGTGCCGTTGAAGGGTTCCTTTGTTTTTGTACCTTTCTATGATGTGGGAGGGGTGGGAGAATCTTCCAACCGATTACCAAGAGATATAAAACATAGCTTTGGCTTTGGAGGTGGCGTAAAAACACCCGTGGGACCCATAAGATTAGATTTAGCCTTTCCCGGAGAAAGGGACTTTTTAAAAAAGTTCAAACTTTACCTGTCTGTTGGATATATCTACTGA